The Sphingomicrobium sp. genome has a window encoding:
- a CDS encoding toxic anion resistance protein, translating to MATGPATETTTATKLKLDPPEALQPVPVAEAAGLVPLKTEETSELDKKVAGFVDELAALDANSPEFGKKVDQLTSMGRKEIAEAAGASNRFLDRPVKAIDKDTGIGADLTELRRTVEALDPKEATKTKKLLGIIPFGNRIDRYFDKYRSSQTHIQKILGSLANGKDELLMDNAAIDTERANLWKTMHKLEQMIHISKTLDQRLEDKANELDATDPAKAKAIRETALFYTRQRTTDLLTQMAVTVQGYLALDLVKKNNVELVKGVDRASTTTVAALRTAVTVAQAMSNQKLVLEQIGALNTTTAGMIDSTGEMLRTQTGAIHQQAASSTIPLETLQRAFQNIYDTMDQIDQFKLQALGNMKQTVDTLGKEVEKSKGYIARAEGVNQAKLGSSASSPLTPIELK from the coding sequence ATGGCCACCGGACCGGCAACGGAAACGACCACTGCGACAAAGCTGAAACTGGACCCGCCTGAGGCGCTGCAGCCGGTGCCGGTTGCCGAAGCGGCGGGCCTGGTCCCGCTCAAGACCGAAGAGACGTCCGAGCTCGACAAAAAGGTCGCGGGATTTGTCGACGAGCTTGCGGCGCTCGATGCCAACAGCCCGGAGTTCGGCAAGAAGGTCGACCAGCTGACCTCGATGGGCCGAAAGGAAATTGCCGAGGCCGCCGGCGCATCGAACCGCTTCCTCGACCGGCCGGTAAAGGCAATCGACAAGGACACCGGCATCGGCGCGGACCTGACCGAGCTGCGTCGCACCGTCGAGGCGCTCGATCCCAAGGAAGCGACGAAGACGAAAAAGCTGCTCGGCATCATCCCGTTCGGCAACCGCATCGACCGCTATTTCGACAAGTACCGCAGCTCGCAGACCCACATCCAGAAGATCCTCGGCAGCCTTGCGAACGGCAAGGACGAGCTGCTGATGGACAATGCTGCGATCGACACCGAGCGCGCGAACCTGTGGAAGACGATGCACAAGCTCGAGCAGATGATCCACATCTCGAAGACGCTCGACCAGCGGCTCGAAGACAAGGCGAACGAGCTCGACGCAACCGATCCCGCCAAGGCCAAGGCGATCCGCGAAACCGCCCTCTTTTACACCCGCCAGCGCACGACCGACCTGCTGACCCAGATGGCGGTGACCGTTCAGGGCTATCTCGCGCTCGACCTCGTCAAGAAGAACAATGTCGAGCTGGTGAAGGGCGTGGACCGCGCCTCGACGACCACGGTCGCCGCGCTGCGCACCGCCGTCACCGTCGCCCAGGCAATGAGCAATCAGAAGCTCGTTCTCGAACAGATCGGCGCGCTCAATACGACGACGGCGGGCATGATCGATTCCACGGGCGAAATGCTCCGCACCCAAACCGGTGCCATCCACCAGCAGGCGGCAAGCTCGACCATCCCGCTGGAGACGCTCCAGCGGGCGTTCCAGAACATCTACGACACGATGGATCAGATCGACCAGTTCAAGCTTCAGGCGCTCGGCAACATGAAGCAGACGGTCGATACGCTCGGCAAGGAAGTCGAAAAGTCCAAGGGCTATATCGCCCGCGCCGAAGGCGTGAACCAGGCCAAGCTCGGAAGTTCGGCTAGCTCGCCGCTGACGCCGATCGAGCTCAAGTGA
- a CDS encoding Tad domain-containing protein, which yields MFRFLKKLARDRRGNAIVIVAGVFPLFVGAAGLATDTIQWTLWKRQLQRAADSAAISGVYTSLKTDTDTAVTAAVTHDLTLNLHTWMALNATPTVTRLGTSGQMRNRVSVELQVKQSLPFSSMFMTAAPTIIARATAASVPSGGEYCVIGTDRSAAVTGIEISGSTYLDLGTCSLIANSANPTGAASNGTSSTNGGSGSTVKAASLDAAGGVNYSSQWQVSSYNPYSSPIDDPFSGFQSNIPSSSSGCNKTGTINKVGSTKDYNRSTDTATDTVCLSGDQTIQGDVVLGPATYVIDAGNLTMNTNGASLTCDGCTIILTNFSNPANTGTVSLTGGSISLKPPRPVYGSDGTTVTSTIGNQTWKGIVLYQDPRASDNGGTGQNKINGNSDLSVQGAVYFGNQSLQYVGGGSTTAACLQVVAKRVNFGGNSKIKAGSQCSGFGMSGLGGTRRVRLVA from the coding sequence ATGTTCAGGTTCCTGAAGAAGCTCGCGCGCGACCGGCGCGGCAACGCCATCGTCATTGTCGCGGGGGTCTTCCCTTTGTTCGTCGGCGCTGCCGGCCTTGCGACCGACACCATTCAGTGGACCCTGTGGAAGCGCCAGTTGCAGCGGGCAGCGGATTCGGCGGCTATTTCGGGCGTCTACACCAGCCTCAAGACGGATACAGACACCGCAGTAACCGCGGCGGTCACGCATGACCTCACGCTCAACCTCCACACCTGGATGGCGCTCAACGCAACGCCGACGGTCACCCGGCTGGGGACTAGCGGCCAGATGCGCAACCGCGTGTCCGTCGAGCTGCAGGTGAAGCAGTCGCTTCCGTTCAGTTCGATGTTCATGACCGCGGCGCCGACGATCATCGCGCGGGCGACCGCGGCCAGCGTGCCGTCGGGCGGCGAATATTGCGTTATCGGCACGGACCGAAGCGCCGCCGTGACCGGTATCGAAATCTCCGGCAGCACCTATCTCGATCTCGGGACCTGCTCCCTGATTGCGAATTCCGCGAATCCGACTGGTGCTGCGTCGAACGGCACCAGCAGTACGAACGGCGGCTCCGGTTCGACGGTCAAGGCAGCCTCGCTCGATGCGGCGGGTGGCGTCAATTATTCGAGCCAGTGGCAGGTCAGCAGCTACAACCCGTACAGCTCGCCGATCGACGACCCGTTTTCCGGCTTCCAGTCGAACATTCCGTCCAGCAGCAGCGGCTGCAACAAGACGGGCACGATCAACAAGGTGGGCAGCACCAAGGATTACAACCGCTCGACCGACACCGCGACGGACACTGTCTGCCTGAGCGGCGACCAGACCATTCAGGGCGACGTGGTCCTCGGGCCGGCGACCTACGTAATCGACGCAGGCAACCTGACCATGAACACGAACGGGGCGAGCCTGACCTGCGACGGCTGCACCATCATCCTTACGAACTTCAGCAATCCGGCGAATACCGGCACCGTCAGCCTGACGGGCGGCTCGATCAGCCTGAAGCCGCCGCGGCCGGTCTATGGATCCGACGGAACGACCGTCACCAGCACCATCGGCAATCAGACCTGGAAGGGCATCGTCCTCTATCAGGATCCGCGCGCCAGCGATAACGGGGGAACCGGCCAGAACAAGATCAACGGCAACTCGGACCTTTCCGTGCAGGGCGCCGTCTATTTCGGCAACCAGTCGCTTCAATATGTCGGTGGCGGAAGCACGACCGCGGCTTGCCTCCAGGTGGTTGCGAAACGGGTCAACTTTGGCGGCAACTCCAAGATTAAAGCCGGCAGCCAGTGCAGCGGCTTCGGCATG